In the Glycine max cultivar Williams 82 chromosome 6, Glycine_max_v4.0, whole genome shotgun sequence genome, CCTTGCGGTGCGAATTCGAGTGCTTCGTCAGAACAAACGTTGGGCTCGCCGCGGGCCTGTACTCTGGGACGAGCCGGCCCGACTTGTACCTCACGCCGCACGCATTGCAGAGCgtttttgggcccatgggcccAGTCCGCCACTGCGGGGTCTTGTCCGTGGCGCAATGCAGGCACTTCCGCCCCTCGCTGCCGCCTTCGGCGAAGGCAGCCTCTCTCCTCCGCGGCGTCGCCGGCTTCTTACCGGCGTCGGAGTTAGAAGACGACGACGTGGTGTTGGGAGAGAGGACAACGAGGCGAGAGGTCCAGTTGCATGGGGGCCCACGTGTCCGCTTGCTCCTAGCCTTGCCTCGAACCGACACTTGCGGGTTGAACATAACCGGGTTCGGGTCACGCGTTTCAGACGATGCAGCATCGTTTTGCGCTCTCACACCCGATATCAGCTGCAGCTTCTGCAAATCCTCGCTCGAAAACGATTCCTCCGCGAATTTCGACAGCCACTCCAATTCCGCAAGATCATCATACTACAcacacaattaattaattaattttatcaattaccttcaaaatttgaaattattatcaATTCTTAGTAAATGAGATGAAATTCGGACAGTTGGAAAAAATACGTAATAAGGACAAGGGATTTGTTGTTGTATGTGTTGGACGTGGCATGGCAATTGaggaaattaataattaaaattttggtgGTGGGAGAGTGTGGACGTTACACATAGGCATGACATGAATAGATAGTAGATATTAGAGACACGTGTGTATGTGTATGTACCGGGACGGAGAGGTCACCGGAGAAATGGGCGTcggcggaggaggaggagggcAAATTGGAGTTCTTGGTGGTGCTGTCGAGGGGGGTAACGTTGGGGGAGTCGACGTCGGTGGGGAGGGAGTCGAAGGTGGCGTCGGTGACAGCGGTGGCGTCGTTGTCGTCGTTGGAGAAGTCGAAGAAGTCTTCGACGAGGAAGTGGTCGGCGGTGGCGGCGGAGGGATTGGCGTTGGAGGGTGTGATGTTGGTACCGGAGGGGAATTGGGGGCAGAAGGTGTTCTGGAAAAACTCTTGTGCTtccattttgttgttgttggctgAAGAAGCGAAAACGAAAACGTTACGGGGGAGGGTGAAGTGAGAAAGTATAGGGAGTTGGAGACACAAAGTGTGACAAAGTTGTGGTTTTGAGTGGTGAGAGAGAAAAGCAGAAGAGGGTTTATTTGCGTTTAAAGGGGACAAGCGGACACCTATATTGGAGTATTGGActactctttttttaaaaaaaataataattaattctctctctcttgccaaggtaaaacaaaaataaaaatctccTGTCCTCAAAATAGTAAAGCgtaaaatataaatagtatataAGAGGCTTTAATTGAGTTAAAAGACACTGCAAGAATTTGTGATTCAAGTTACTTTGGTTATTTGgtactccttttctttttcttttgtactTGGTTTTGCAAGTTTCTCTCGTTTTCGTAATGTAGGGTTCTTACCTCCTGGCgttaatcaaacaaaacaaaaaaaatacgatCTATACCGTATGTACCAATGCTTTAAAATGTTACGATATTGGAGTATATATTTTGTTCCAAGGTCTAGTATACGTCAATAGTGACCGTTTCACATGATAAGTCAGCTTCAATAATAGAAGCGAGCAGAGGGAGTCTCGTATTCTTTGATATTTctcatgataaattttgtttcTCTATATCAAAATCTAGCTAGGCTGaggtaattcaattttaataatattctctCTGTCTTTTACAACACCATTActttattaaactaaaaacttaatttccaGATACATATTTGGAGCAATGCAATGAAAAATTAGACCCTGGTTCACTGTGCTTATCAGTCAGTAcgagttgtatgtatatatgaAGAAACTGCATAAATGATCGTGAGATGTAACAAGCGCTTGTTTAATTGTTAATTGTTGTTCAGAAGTACCTCATCAAGTACTTAAAATAATGCTTGGAATATATGCTGAAGGAGACATCACTAGAGCATCCGTTTTAGATGTAAGAAAAGGACATGTACTAACCTGAATCTTTATTTTGTAACAATAGTAATTTTAGCAGTGTTAAAACTTGAtaagcacacacacacatatttatacttaaacttattatttacattttagttaaataaaataatttttgtattcttaacaaactaatttataaaataaaagtaatattttaatattaacttaattatgaaataaaaatgttaattaaatattGTGCGGCATGTAATCGATGAAAAAGActattaaaagataatataattttcaattataaaatataataaatatataattatatatctgTGTATAATTTAGTCAAAGATTACATTGGccttataatatatttacattcacaaaaatttgtgaataattattcaaatatatttaatagataaaaatcTTATTTGTGGCTATCCATTAAATCTGAATTGTCATCCCTAAATATCAATTAGTTTTGCTGGTGAGGACAGCCTGGACattatataaactataaaggACAACGGTTAATTAAACTCTAAACTCAGGGCTACCTTTCAAAATGGAGAGCTAGTTGCCTATGAATGAGTAGTTGATTAATTAAATGGTAAAGGGATATAATAGTTACTTTAATTTGTGTCAAACTGATCAACCCATATTTGGGAGTGCTCTAGCAGGTTTATCGGTGAGGTTAGAACATTAGTGTCCAAGTATACAACCCGATTCTTCagccttttcttttgattttttccttttgtttctcGGGACCCGGgttgtttcttttcttgttttttctttctcggATGCTCACATGCTAATATATAATACTATTATATTATGCCAATTAACtaattagtatattaataacaatatttataGGCATGCACTGATGGGCAGTTttattttaacacaaaaataattaaaatcaaacatgCACCAAATAGAAATCACGACGTATACAGCTCAACCGGTTAATGAGATGAATGTAATTAAGGATATGGCAAGCGTGTTAGTCTCTTCAGGGCAAGAAATTACATTTAAtcgtattatttaatttatgaaaataattaagttaaaaaaacataactacAGTTGACATAATTACGTGTTAATTTCACATCATATAGTAACTCTTGTTTAGGATGCATATATGTCAATAATTTCGTTTATGCTTTTGATCTTGCATTGCTAGCTAGGGTTGATGAGCGAGTTAGCTGTTAAACATAAAGCAATATATTTGTGGGCATAGGAAACATTTTAGAGGATCATGTTAAGTTAAATAGCGCAGGTAAAATCTATaaccctaaaaaaaaattaagaaactatAACACCGGAGACacggagaaaaaaaaatagtaaagaaaAAGCAAATGACGATATGATTCTCTTTGACAAGctttagtaatttaaaaaatcaagtatATCAGTTTACTAACACAATTTACGAAACCTCATAAACAACTTTTTAATCATTTGACTGCTTCTAGGTTCTGAGATGGAAAAGTATCAAGCAAGTTAATTAGTGCATGACTATTTCATCGaaagttattaaatataatattttcgtTGCTCACTTCTCCAATTATATAAGCCAGTTCCCTCTTCAacctttcaagtttcaatttgGATTTTGGAACACAGTTTATCTGTTGAGACTTCAGCAATTAAGTCCAAAAATATGTCTTAGGTATTACTGTGGAAAACAACTTCGTATTAAATCcacaaaaacaatttatttgtaTCAATACAGGGATAAGATAAAAACAGGCCGAGCAAAAAACCATTTAATTAAGTCCTTTTTTCACTGGGACCATTTAATTAAGTCCTAACAAGCCCAAATTAATTGTCGTATCTTGTAATTAATTAAGCATTCCCGTTGAAGAGACAATATTTTACatgattattttcttaatttttttatcccaaTAGATAAACCTAGCTACCTGTAACAGTGCAGAAGGGCACGtgctctcaatttttttaatattattatagcattatattttcaattaagttttgttcttttttactttaatttttcatcattcttattttttgagtaaattacattttatctttatgtaatttctcattttctccAAATATATATCCCTATACTTTTTGGTCTCAATTCTATTGTACTTTCTTTTATATAcctattatttttatagatCATGTATTTATTCATACAAGTTAACTTCTATACTAACTTTAGatgaatttgtttaaacttaaaaaacataattttaaaataatttttttgtatataagtaatttttataaaataaataagatttattttttaaaataaatagaaaattattttttaagtataaacaACTTATACAAACACACTAATtgcttatttattaaaataaatatgtatttcaataaataaatttaaacaaattattatttaatttatttttttgtattaagtTGATTTGACGAATAGCTGCTCAATCGTGTTCCATGCGATTCTTAGCTGCTCATTATATAATTGGATATCTCTCGAGTTCCTGTTACCTTATTATAACACTTGTTTGATGTATTAACTTATTTTAGTTGTTTCTAATTTATTTCCATAATTTACTTAAACTATTATagcttatatgaaaaaaaaattctttacatTTTTATGCTCATCAATTTACTCAAAATTTATTCctactttttaatttagaattataaataaaagtgaaataacctttttattttaactagtattattaaaaaaatatacatatattttcaaattttaaaaatattaatttatttcaatatattatcattttttgtgagaaaaaaaagtaaaaaaatacaattataattaacttaaacaACAGATTTATGAGTTTTAAATCTGATGAACTcaacttcatatatatatatatattaattgtctATTTCTATATGCCATGTGTGAGATTGtgtattacaaaaattaaaaataataataattgtctaattttatgttttttgaatgCTAATTATGAGTTGCAAAATACTTTtgtgtatataatatatatgaagaCTGAGTCTAACATTTACAAGTGGGATTGGTGTTGTACCGTGCTCAAATTACTGTAAACCGTCAGATGTCCTTTGTGAAAATGTGTGGTTATCATTTCACTAAATATGCTGCATGTAATGCTACCTAATACTAACCTTggtttttattaagaaaagtaTATAGAAAAAGTCACATGGGCCCAGCTCACTATTCCCAAGTTCTGCGTACGCTCTCTATGTTCGAATCTCCCTGTTACATTCCAATTTTTAGGAACTTTgtttcataatataaaaaaaaatagtgatatataacatgttattttttagataaattaagTGATATGTAATACTACCGGCGGGTAGTatgtttttcaaaatcatttttctgataaacttatatttttaaatcattttttctttttttaaagaaaatataatttaattaaataagcttatattgtttaaattgattttttaatagtCAAATAATTTGctaaacattttatatttttcaatatttatcttatattatatcctaaaatattttcaatgaaatataaaaaataaagtaaaataaaacttttaagtaTACATTATACTTTCATTAAGTTAATTAGTATAATGgttaaaatatcttaaagtaaaatattaaaaataatagaaaaataatgtgaatagagtaatattttgatttttttaattaattttaaactcttggaattttttttatttattataattttttcatattaagtattttactattaatcttattttatatttaagacatttttaatcaagtttaattaaaaaaaatataaacttaaatagacattatacttttattctatttaaaggataaaaaagaaataaaataaactaaaacctACCTTAAATAAATTGCTATAAACATGACTCTAGTATGCTTTTTGTAAAAtactagtttttaattttttttttattttccttttaaatatgGTTGACATCTAGTTTTATCATTGACTTGATCGAAGTAGTGAGTCAGTGGCCCAATCATGGGTCAGTAATTGGTCCAGTTTGACtcgatatatattaaaaaattcaaataataattcaataacaCAATTATAGAAGTCCAtgaaaaagttttgaaataaaaacacaataCTAAAAAAGGCAAAATTTATAAGTCAATTATAGGTTCCAAGGgaatatcaaattattttaacatcttatttttcctattttacaAGTGGTTATGGTCAAATGTATCTACAACATTGTGcaaattaattacttaattagcACATGAGAGTGTCACTAACTAGAGAGACTGATTATTCCATTAGAGATTGCAAGTATAGTACACACCCCTTCTTCTTCCAGAAGCAGCTTAGCAAACctcttcttcatcattttcacttTTGCAAAATGCAATTGCTCTTCAAATTCAACACTACCATTCAATTAAAAGGCAAAAAAAGATATTTGAGtaaaagggagagaaagagtATCCGACAAATCGAGGTCACGCTTGTGATCCCAAACAACGACGTCTTTGCTGCCAATGACGGGAAGCATTACTTGTGCCGACAAGAAGTTAAAGTGAGAGACAACATGTCGTGGCACGGTTGGTAGAGTTGGAAGCTCCTTCGATGTTGAAGCAGCATGCAAAGAAGTTGTTGCAGCTCTCGATTTAGAGCTtttttggagttttttttttatacaaaaaaccAAGTCCGGGTTTCAAAAACTAGTCGGGTCACCAGGTTTACACAAAATCGACCGGATTTAATCGGGTCATCCCGGGCCAGATGCATGGTTGGTCCAGTAACCAAGTTGACTTGGTTAAGGCACCAAGTCCTTATTGGATCGGTTGGGCCGAACCAGGTTTTTCATCTATGGTTGACACCTATAgtaaattattttctcttaattattcttttttcattgACAAGGTTTAAATTTGTGATCTTACTTAAATGGACCGAACTTAGTTCCATTCAAACCAATAATTATTCCGACATTATGCTTTAAGATATTGATATTGATGgatgataagtttattttttttttaatttttcaagatTAGTTATCTATTTTAAACATTACtttattcatattatttttttatttttaatattatactttaagatattttaactttaatacCCTGGACAAATCACATCAAAATGAGATGAATCTAGAAGCTTTGTATGTGTGGGATTATACAAAGGAtgacttaaaagaattaattgatattatatatatcaacaagatgcatttatttttcaatagttCATCACTTAAGAACTGTACACTTAAGCATACTTGGCTTAAAACAATTATAAGATGAGTGACTTTTTCGGAAGTTTCTTGGGAAACATGTGAGTATCGATAAAACACGCTGAAAAGTCTCGTGTTAATTTGTGGGGACAGTCACCAATCTTGGAAGCAATCATGGATGATTGTTAAGGTCTCAAAAGGGGATGCCTGCATAGTGTTTTGACCATTGGAGGATTCTAACCAACAAGCATGTTAAGTGAAGTGTCATTGTGTGAAGTAGCATAGTCTGTGAGCCACCAAGAAGTAAAAAATCAGGGATGTTAcaaatggtatcagagcaaacaTCTATCACAGTACGGTGTTGTTCGATGACGAACTAAACGGAAGCTGATGGGCATGTAACACCCCAACAATCACATCGTAAAGAAAGGAATCCAAAGGTTATACAGGTGTGAAACTATATAGTTGATGATgacttaaaagaattatttgGGACTACCTATACCAACATGATGCATATATTTTTCGGTAACTCATcacttaaaatttcaaatttaagcaTGTTTCACTTAAAGTAGTTATGTTATGAGCAACCTTCTAGGAAGTTTTACAGAAAGTGTGTAAGTGAAGACAAGGCATACTGAAAAATTTTGTGTTGttgtgtgaaaaaaattgttgatccTAAAAGTAGGCAAAACAGATTGTCAaggtcttaaaaataattacctaTAATGAGTTATGATCAATGAGGAGTTGAATGAAGTATTATAGTGTGAATGTGGTAGTATGAGAGTCGTTAAGAAGTCAACAATCATAAATGTTACAttaaacattacattaacttaATGAATGCGTGATGTCTActtaaaagcatttttttttactttattttatatttgattgaaaatattttaggatATAATATAAGaggaatagtaaaaaaatataataagtttagcaaattatttaaatattttaaatttaattttaaatcatatcagtttatttaattaaatcatactttctttagaaaaaggaaaaaaattgatttaaaaaatatcattttattcaaaaataattttaaaaacatgttatatatcactaactttttttttaatttttttatttgaaaatgtaGTTCCTAAAAATTGAAACGTAATCTATCGACGGACAGAGGTTACAACTTAAAAGTGTAGGTAGAACTTAGAAATAGTAAACTAGGCACAcataaacttttatttattatttataataaaaaaccaAGGTTAGTATTTAGTAGAATTGCATCCAATTTATTTACTGAAATCATAGCCACTCACTTTTCACAAAGCATGGTGCAAGACTTATCACACTTGTGTATACCAGATTCCATCTATATATGAATTCTATTTGTGAGTTGtgaaacaattttataattaggtgataatattatttatttatttattcaatgtgATGATCCAATTCAATTAGAttagattaattataaaaagttaaattcaatttaatatgatgtaattagatttaattgagttggattaaaaattatttaaccaaGCAAAACACGGCCTCTAAACAAAAGCTATAACAGTTCAAAATCAAACCAACACATGGGGATAATTTTGACAAGGCAAAATAAAAGGCTTTCTCCGTCTCCTGTTTTTCATTGGGTAATTGAGATGAAATTCTGGCTGTGCCAAATTTACCATGAACCAAAATACTTTCAACTTTCACTCCAACCAAACACAGCCAATTTCTATGTTAGAAGCTGAACTGCTCAACAGTACAAAAATGTATGTCAGACTCTAACCAAAAATAAAGAGGGCAGGGCATGCATGTGATGGTGATGTGAGCGCATGGATCCATTGCAGTGCACTCTGCCACGTGGCACGCACCGACAAGTGGAAGGGTGAGAAAACTGTGGCAAGATCGATGACAATCCCTATGCGAGCGAGCCTTCTAATCCTCATTCCTCATAGAAATGGATAATTACTTTATTGCTTCAATTCCAAGAAAAGCCTGTGATCATTTCACAAACAAAAGTATCTGTATCTCCTCTACGCCACTTCATCTCTCACTCGTGAAAtttaactataaataaatatgattaacaGAATATCAATTACAATAAATgatcaaaatcatataaatttgaattaccATGTATAtgtaatttctaaaataaattgccAACAATTAATGTCCTTTCCGTGTATCTTCTCAACTTTTCATTTCAATATAATTAtactatagtttttttttttatatataatcactataagttgtttttataaaGCAAATAACACAATAATTCATTCAGCTTTGTGAATCATTATCACAATCATCTTTTACAATTATTATTCGTTCTAGAAAAGTAAACCTTATATTCATAAatgttgtttctctttaatattttttcataattaaagcTAGCACGAAACTTATTTTGAATCATTTGTAAATAAGCACGTCTTGCttaatttatatctattttttgatagctttgttgaattttttgtttCGATATTATCAAAATAGTAGTGGGTTAATTACCACATGGTCAAATAGTTGAATATTTTGTGCGTTTGCGTTTAAGTGTCTCATAACTACTCATTTGTAATTAGAAtgcatttttaaataaagttttgtatgatttaaaattaaaattaactacgacttgaaattaaaaatacatatagGCTACATATAGgcttaaacttaaaattaataatacaaaaGATAATACATAGAATTACCAAgcttacaatttatttattttttgaagggAGAAACTTACAAActtaattttactaaaaaaaatccatttactGAAAAAATCAAGTATATAGTTTTGTTTCtgataatatagttttttttcttctttcagaaACTGATAATATAACTTTTGTTTAATGAAATTACACCATTAGTATAGATATTGTAGGTCTACATTAATAATAGGATATGTTATTCTAACATTTGATATATTAATAgcatatatcaattatttatttgtataatacattatattattagtatagaaTGTAAGGTTTATGCTAACGATTCcattttttaacacaaaaattATACCAACAAATCTTGATTACAATTTTCCTTAGAATTTAAGGGATAAAGGTATTTAAATACGATAAATTACTAATCACAATATTCAAACTAAACGGTTATTTGTGttggataaaaataattcaaataattaattagctaGTTCTATCATTAGTATTAGTATGTTTGTTAATGGTTATTATAATAGAATTAGTTGAAgaactatatataataatactgTGCAATACATAAAATAGGATGTGAATGTGAATTAGATTGTCATAAAGAaaatttctctttctctattttctttctcgCGTGATTGTTTCATGTTAGTGTGTGAAGGCATAACTGATAATTTCTCTCGGTTCtaacaatttcacataaatcaaaacaaatttaagttcataatttaaataataaatttaacacaatAATCTTTAAACACAAatgcaaaataatataaaagtgtgtaaaattatataaagtaGCCAAGTGAGAAATGTATGATAACTCATGAAGATTGACCCTAAGTCCGTCCGTATCTAACGGCTAACGTGACCATGAGAAAGTGGTGGAGTATTTGAAGTACTTTAtatcaaaattcattttaatgataaaataagtgtttaatttaattttataaattatataatgcttgaaaaatatattatttatgatataaatttattaaacaataatgcTTATATTAACAACATTATGTGATTTGtttcagtgaaaataaaaagttaagcaataaacatatttattggACATGTTCTTATTATGAgttaaatttctaaaataaaaaggattcatttttaattttagttctcaTACTTTAGTTTATGAGTAACTTTAATCTTTCTAATCGTAcacgtttattttttaaattttcaaattgtttAAATCTAGTTCTCactctaaaattttattaaataattaataaaatataaaaataatttgatatttcattaattaaaaataaaaatgtccttccttatatttctttattttatttaattttttgtttagttatataattaaatgcTGGCAATTTAAAATAGGATAAAATTCACATATAAGCTAAAGTATAAGCACGACGATTGTaatcatggaaaaaaaaatcatagttgtttgtataagtaaaaaaataaaaatagaaatgagtTATAGAGTGAGATAACTTACCTGAAGTAGTAATATAAGGCGCAACTTgtgccttttaaaaaaataataataagatgcaatttaattatataaattcgtataaattcaaatatatgaGTCAAAActgaagtaaaataattttacacacgTTTGTagtagtatatatatttataaatttgatatatatttagttttgatttttttaaaatttaaaaatctttcAATATACAagagtaaaattataaattgtcgTTTACGTACCAAGATGGTACGTTACTATTTACTAGCCGACTATAATGATTcatgatatatttataattttggtagTTATATTTTACATGaataatatgattatttaaatGGTGTGGCCACAAGCTGCACGTGATTGAGAAGGGATGGGTACTGTGTCACTCTGTCAGCGAGCATGTGAGTGCTCCGCTCGTGTCAAAAGCCAAAACTGACGGTGGTCAATGACACGTGCCAAGAATCTATACGCCAtaacccttttttttctctacgATCTTCCCTGAATTTTAAATATCCTATACGAGGCTACC is a window encoding:
- the LOC100776588 gene encoding GATA transcription factor 12, yielding MEAQEFFQNTFCPQFPSGTNITPSNANPSAATADHFLVEDFFDFSNDDNDATAVTDATFDSLPTDVDSPNVTPLDSTTKNSNLPSSSSADAHFSGDLSVPYDDLAELEWLSKFAEESFSSEDLQKLQLISGVRAQNDAASSETRDPNPVMFNPQVSVRGKARSKRTRGPPCNWTSRLVVLSPNTTSSSSNSDAGKKPATPRRREAAFAEGGSEGRKCLHCATDKTPQWRTGPMGPKTLCNACGVRYKSGRLVPEYRPAASPTFVLTKHSNSHRKVLELRRQKEMVKVQQHQFLQLHQQNMMFDVPSSNGEDYLIHQHVGPDYTHLI